The Aminivibrio sp. genomic sequence AATCATGGCGATGATGGACGTGGCGTCCGCCATGAGGATGGGCCGGAGCCGGACCTTGCAGGCCTCGATGATGGCCTCGTCGGGAGACATTCCCTCTTTCCGGGCAATCTCGGCGTAGTCGATGATGACGATGGCGTTGTTCACCACCAGGCCGACGAGCATGATGACCCCCATGAGGCCGTAGATGGAAAGGGGCGTCCGGGTGAGAATCAGCGCCGGAATCACGCCGATGACCGACAGGGGGACCGTCAGCATGATCACGAAGGCGAAGACGAAGGACTCGAGAATGGCGGCGATCATGAGGAAGGTGAGCAGCACCGCCAGTCCGAGGGCGAAGTTCAGGGCGCCGAAATTGTCCTGGATGGACTGGATTTCTCCCGCATAGGTAAAACGGTACCCCGGAGGAAGGGGAATCTCCTTCAGTTTTCTGTCGATGACCCGGTATGCTTCTCCCACGGTCGTGCCGGAGACGTTGCCGTCCACGGTAATGGACCGCTGGCGGTCCTTCCTCAGGATCTGGGTGGGCCCCATGGTGTCCTTCAGCTCGGCGAGGTCCCGCAGAGACACGAACCCGACGGACGTGGGGAAGGGGAGATCCGGAAGCTGGAAGGGGCTCGAGACCTCCTCGGTTTTGAGCTTCACGAGGATATCGTACTCCTTGCCGCCTTCCCGGAAGACGCCTGCCTTCAGTCCCGTGACGTACCCCCTCAGGAGGTCCGAAAGGTTCTCGGAACTAAAATTGAGCCGTCCCATGCGGAGCCTGTCCGGAATCATCCGGATCTCCGGCCGGCCCGTCCGCCAGTCGAGGTCCACGTCCACGATGCCCTGGATGTCCCGGAGGACTCCCATGACCTTCATTGCCAGGTCGTTGAGGGCGTCCGTCTCTTCTCCCCGGATCACCACCTGGATCGGCTTTCCCCGGACGCCTCCCCTTCCCCCTCCTGCGGAGACGCTCGCCTTCATGTCGGGAAGGGATGCCAGGAGCGGGCGGAGGGGTGCGGCGAAGTTGAAGCTCGACGGCCTCTCCGGGGTATCCTCGAGGTAGATCCTCATGGTGGCCCGGTTCAACCCCGACCGGGACCCTCTTCCCCCGATGACCACGTCCACGCCCTTCACGTAGGGGAGCTCGAGGACGTGCCCCTCGATCTGGCGCACAAGCCGGTCGGTCATGGCGAGGGACGCCGATGCTGACGTTTCCATGGACACGGTGATCTGCCCCTCGTCGGAGGAGGGGAAGAACTCGAACCCGATCCTGTCGGCAAGCAGCACCGTGCCGGCGGTCAACCCGCCGAAGAGGAGTATGGCAAGAAAGGGGTGCCCCACGGCGCTCCGGACAAGGACGTGGTGAAGATCGTCGAAGCCCTGGTAGAGCCACTGCCACCACCCCGTAAGGAAACGGCTCACCTTCGACGGCCCCGAAGAGCTGCCGATGCGGGCCGCCAGCATGGGAGTGAAGGTCAGGGCCACCCAGAGAGAAAAGAGGGTGGAAAAGACCACCGTCATGGCGAAGGGGTTGAACATCTGCCCCATCCGCCCTCCCGACAGGGCAACGGGGATGAACACGCCGAGATTGGTGGCCGTGGTGGACAGGACGGCGATGGCGACCTCCTTCGTCCCCCGTTCCGCCGCCTCCAGGGGGTGGTACCCCATCTCCTTGTAGCGGATGATGTTCTCGATGACCAGGATAGAGTTGTTCACCAGCACGCCCGTGGAGATGGCCAGTCCTAAGGTGGTCATCATGTTCAGCGTGTAGTTCGCGAGGACCATGGGCATGAAGGTGGCGATGATGGCCGTGGGCATGACGATGGCGACGAGGAGGGTCACCGACAGCCTCTGGAGGAAAAGGAACAGGATGAGGGCCGTGAGGGCCGTGCCGGAGATCATGTCCCGGAAGACGTTCCAGATGGAATCGGCGATGAATTCGCCGTCGTCGAAGGGGATGGTCATGGTGAACCCCGGAGGAAGGGTCGGCAGAATGCGGTCGAGCATCTCCCTCGCCCCCCGGCTTGCCCGGACCACGTTTCCGTCGGGAATTGCCGTCAGCGAAAGGATGAAGGAATCCATGCCGCCGTACCTGGCGAGACGGCGGAGTTCCGCCGTGCTATCGCTCACCTCGGCGATGTCGGCAAGCCTTACCGAGACGCCCCCCCGCAGGGGAATCTGAATTTCTTCCAGTTCCCGGACCGAGACAGATTCACCCACGACCCGAAGGATGGACTCCTGGTCGCCGAGGGAGATGCGCCCCGAGGGGGAACTGTAGTTCCCGCTCTTCAGGATGTCGGTGACCTGGCGGATACTCAGGCCGAGGCTCCCCAGGGCCACTGGATCCAGCTCCACGTGAATCTCCCGGGTCAGGCCGCCGTCCAGTGAGACGTCGGCCACGTCCACAACCTGGGAGAGCTGCCTCTGCACCCTGTCCTCCAGGATGTCCCTGGCACGCTGGGGAGGCAGCGTGGAGGTAAAGACCACCGACATGAAGGACCGGGCGTTGATATCGAACTTCCTGACCACGGGATCGTCGGCGTCCTCCGGCAGGTTCACGATCCGGATACGGTTGGCCACGTCGAGGGCGGCATCGGCAAGGTTGATGTCGGGGTCGAATTCGATGAAAACGTAGGAAATGCCTTCAAGGGAAGTGCTCTCCAGCCGCCTGACCCCCTGGACCTGGCTGATGGCGTCCTCCAGGGGTTTCGACACGAGCGTTTCCATGTCCTCGGGCCCCGCCCCGGTGTAGGTGGTCCTCACCGTGACAAAGGGAACCTCGATCTTCGGAAGAAGGGAAATTCCCATGCCCCTCATGCCGGAAAGGCCGAGAAGCACGAAAAGAATGACGATGACCAGCGTCAGTACCGGACGCCGTATGGAGATGCTGATCAGGTTCATGAACTACTTTCCTCCGGGGTTCCCGTCAGGACTTCCGGCGATGTCGGTTTCCCGCGCTCCCGAACCCTGGCCCGGCTTCCTCAGCACTCCGTCGGAAATGACCAGTCGGGCGCCTTCATACAGGCTTCCGGCCCCGGTTTTCACCACCCGTTCACCCGGAGCGAGCCCCTCGAGGACTTCCACGTAACCGCCGCTGCCCTCGCCCACCGAAATATCCCTCCGGAAGGCTTCTCCTCCCGACTCCACGAAGACATAGGGCTTCCCGTCCTCGCGAAGAATAGACTCGTAGGGAACGGCTATGGCGTTCTCCCTGTAGGCCATGCGGACATCCATCCGAACGTAGTCGCCCGGAATGAGCTTGCAGTCTGACGGCAGCCGAACGATGGCCCGGAAAAACCCCGTGGCGATGTCGGCTTCCGGGTCCATGCGGAAGATTTTTCCCATGGTCTCGCCCCCCCAGGGCGCCTTGACCAGGACGTCCATCCCCGGGGTGATCAGACCGCGGATGGTGGGTGAAATGAGCATCTCCACTTCCCTCCGGTCGAAGTCCGCCACGGCGAGCAGCTCCCGCCCGGGTTCGGCAAATTCTCCTTTTTCGGCGGAACGTCGCACCACCACGCCGTTCAGGGCGGACCGTATCTGCGTCCTCGACACGGTGGTCCGGGCGTCCCGAAGCTTTGCGGCTTCATCCTTGAGCTGCACGTTGGTCCGGTCAAGTTCCTGTTTCGAGGTACCCCCGGCCTGGTAGAGTTTCTGAAGACTCTCGTAACGAACCTTTGCGTCCTCGTAGGCTGCCTGTCTCGCACTGAGGACGGCGGCCTGGCTCTGGCTGGCGAGAAAAATGAGGACATCCCCTTTCTTCACCCTGTCGCCTACTTCCACGGTCACATCCTCGATCACTTCCCTGGTTTGGGAGTTCACCCTCTGGACCTGGGCGGAACGGACCGTGCCGTAAAAACCGCGCCAGATCTCCCAGGCCCTGGGCTGAACCTCGTACACGGTCACCGTGATTCCGGGCGGCGGAGGGGGCGTCCTCTGCTGGGCGCCGGAGGGCACGGCGATCCTGTAGCCGAGAAATCCCAGCCCGGCGGCGACGGCCAGAATCCAGAACCACACGTTCGCTTTTCTCAGAATGCCCATATGCGACCTCTTTCCTGAACCGAAGTCAAATATACCAACGGGTATTGTACCCCACAACCAGCCCCCGGAGGCGCAGGAAATTACTGAAATGAAGGCCTGCTTTTGTGCGCCGGTTCTTCCGGGCGCTTTCCGCTACACTGCCGGGGGGACGATAAACCATGGCGGTCGCCGCGGACATATCCCGCTCCTCAAACAGTTTCGTCAGAAGGAAAAAGGTCCCGCTCCGGATTTCCCCGGGGAGAGACCTTTTTATCTCTTCACAGGACGGCGGGAGAAGGCGGCCGTCATCGCCGTTTTTTCCGGTTCCGCCTCTGCCCCGGGCCTATTTCTGCCGCAGCATCCTCCGGAGCACCTTCCCCGTGCTCGACAGGGGGAAGGATTCCATGAACTCCACGCTCCTCGGGACCTTGAAATGGGCGAGATGCTTCTTGCAGAAGTCGATGATCTCCCTCTGCGTGACCCGGGTGCCCTCGCGGAGGCGGATAAAGGCCTTGGGGACCTCGCCGTTCACCGGATGGGGAATACCCACCACCGCCGCCTGGGAAACGGCGGGGTGGGAGAGGAGGATGGCCTCCACCTCCTGGGGATAAACGTTGAACCCGCCGACGATGATGATGTCCGTCACCCGGTCGAGGATCCGGACGTACCCGTCTTCCATCCTGACGTAGTCCCCGGTGTTGAACCAGCCGTCCGCGAACCGCTCCGCCGTCATTACGGGGTCCCTGAAGTAGCCGGAGGCCACGGAAGGCCCCTTCACCCAGAGCACCCCTTCGCCCGAGGAGGTCACATCCTCGTTTTTATCGTTGAGGAGCTTCCACTCGTATCCCCTCAAGAGGGGCCCCACGGTGCCGAGGCGGCGGTCCTTGTAGTTCCGGTTCACCGCCACTACCGGCGAGCACTCGGTGAGACCGTATCCTTCGAGGATGCCGACGCCGAAGGCGTCCTTCACTTTTTCGTCCAGCTGGACGTTCAGCCGGTCTCCGCCCGTGACGATCAGTTTGAGGGAGACGGGCAAAGGTGCGCCCTTGGCCGCCGCAGCGGTCATGAAATAAAGCATGGTGGGAACGACCACGATCACGTTGGTGCCGGAATCATGGATGGTCTTCATGGTCTCAGATGGGGGAAGGAAGGATGCCACAAGGGCCTGGCGGAGCTTTTTCACCAGGGGCAGGAGACCGCCCACGGTGAAGCCGAAGGAGTGAAAGTTCGGCAGCACGTTGAGGAGGATGTCCCCTTCCTGGAGAAGCTCGAAAGCATCGTACATCATCAGGATGTTGTCCAGCAGGTTGCCGTGGGTGAGGGGAACGGCCTTGGGCATTCCCGTGGTCCCGGAGGTGGCGAAAATCACCGCCAGGGAGTCGTCCTCCAGAGAGGTTTCCTTCACCGCAAAGGACGGCAGGGCATCGGCGAGAGATTCCGCCACCACCACGGGCACATCCCGCTCTTCGAGGGCCGTCCTCAGCTCGTCGAGGCCGGGGGCGAGCACCACGGCGCAGGGTTCCGCAAGCTGAAGCGTCCCCATGAGGGAGGGGATACCCGATTTCTCGTTCAGCGGAGAAATCGCTCCGCCGAGGCTCCACGCCGCGAGAGAGAGCGCAAGGACGAGGGGTGAATTCGGCAGGAGCACCGCAAGCCTGTATCCGGCCCTGAACTTCCCTTCTTCGAGAACCTTCACAGACTGCTCCACCAGACGAAGCAGGTCTCCGTTGCTCCACCACGTTCCCTCCCACCAGAGACAGGGCTTCTCCGGCTCGAGGCGCAAATTGTCCAGAATTACCTTTTCAAGTCTCACCATAGAATTTTCCCCCTTCGGTTTATTCGCCCAAGTGCGGCAGGGACCGCACATATCACCAGCGGGTGACATCCGATATTGTAAAGTAAAAAGAGCTCTCCGTGCGAAAAATCGCTGGAAGCTCCGAAAAACTGGGAAAAAAGTGGAAATTTCCGGTTACTTGTCGTGGAGGACTTCTTCGTTTCCGGCTTTGAGCGCTTCAAACGCCCTTTCTATAAGCTTTTCGATCTCCTGCGCCGCTTTTTCCCTCTCCTCGGCGGACGGAAGGGACATAAAGCGTCGGCACTTGTCCTCCAAGGTCCCCACGGCGAGAACCACCTTCTCCTCTCCGCCGGCGCTCATGGGATCGCTGGAGCGGATGGCCTCCTTCAGGTCCTTCAGTCCGCCGATGATGCCCGACACCATCTCCCGGTACGGGCAGAGGTTAAGTTCCTCCGCCACGGAGCCGATGCGGGTGGTGAGGACGAAAAGCCTGCTTCTTTTGATGGACGCCGTGGTGTCGGCCTCCTTCGCACTGAGGGAAAGTATGGTGAGCGCTCCTCCGCCGCCCACCAGCGCCAGGAACCCGAGAATGTGGGTGGCCAGATAGGCGCTCCCGGACAGGCCGAAAAGGTAGTGGGAAACGGCCACGTTGCCGAGAACGAAGGCGCAGTACAACGCGAAGGTCATGGACATTCCATGAAGGAGAGACAACGGCGCCTTCCCCTCCCGCCCGGCGAAGACGTGGAAGAGCATATAGAAGAATGCAAGAACCACCGCAAAAATGATCGTCCGGAAGGAAATCCG encodes the following:
- a CDS encoding efflux RND transporter permease subunit; translated protein: MNLISISIRRPVLTLVIVILFVLLGLSGMRGMGISLLPKIEVPFVTVRTTYTGAGPEDMETLVSKPLEDAISQVQGVRRLESTSLEGISYVFIEFDPDINLADAALDVANRIRIVNLPEDADDPVVRKFDINARSFMSVVFTSTLPPQRARDILEDRVQRQLSQVVDVADVSLDGGLTREIHVELDPVALGSLGLSIRQVTDILKSGNYSSPSGRISLGDQESILRVVGESVSVRELEEIQIPLRGGVSVRLADIAEVSDSTAELRRLARYGGMDSFILSLTAIPDGNVVRASRGAREMLDRILPTLPPGFTMTIPFDDGEFIADSIWNVFRDMISGTALTALILFLFLQRLSVTLLVAIVMPTAIIATFMPMVLANYTLNMMTTLGLAISTGVLVNNSILVIENIIRYKEMGYHPLEAAERGTKEVAIAVLSTTATNLGVFIPVALSGGRMGQMFNPFAMTVVFSTLFSLWVALTFTPMLAARIGSSSGPSKVSRFLTGWWQWLYQGFDDLHHVLVRSAVGHPFLAILLFGGLTAGTVLLADRIGFEFFPSSDEGQITVSMETSASASLAMTDRLVRQIEGHVLELPYVKGVDVVIGGRGSRSGLNRATMRIYLEDTPERPSSFNFAAPLRPLLASLPDMKASVSAGGGRGGVRGKPIQVVIRGEETDALNDLAMKVMGVLRDIQGIVDVDLDWRTGRPEIRMIPDRLRMGRLNFSSENLSDLLRGYVTGLKAGVFREGGKEYDILVKLKTEEVSSPFQLPDLPFPTSVGFVSLRDLAELKDTMGPTQILRKDRQRSITVDGNVSGTTVGEAYRVIDRKLKEIPLPPGYRFTYAGEIQSIQDNFGALNFALGLAVLLTFLMIAAILESFVFAFVIMLTVPLSVIGVIPALILTRTPLSIYGLMGVIMLVGLVVNNAIVIIDYAEIARKEGMSPDEAIIEACKVRLRPILMADATSIIAMIPLAMGVGAGGAFRSPMAIVSIGGLAAGGVLALLAIPPVYKLVWRVKQRFGFEAAEQP
- a CDS encoding efflux RND transporter periplasmic adaptor subunit codes for the protein MGILRKANVWFWILAVAAGLGFLGYRIAVPSGAQQRTPPPPPGITVTVYEVQPRAWEIWRGFYGTVRSAQVQRVNSQTREVIEDVTVEVGDRVKKGDVLIFLASQSQAAVLSARQAAYEDAKVRYESLQKLYQAGGTSKQELDRTNVQLKDEAAKLRDARTTVSRTQIRSALNGVVVRRSAEKGEFAEPGRELLAVADFDRREVEMLISPTIRGLITPGMDVLVKAPWGGETMGKIFRMDPEADIATGFFRAIVRLPSDCKLIPGDYVRMDVRMAYRENAIAVPYESILREDGKPYVFVESGGEAFRRDISVGEGSGGYVEVLEGLAPGERVVKTGAGSLYEGARLVISDGVLRKPGQGSGARETDIAGSPDGNPGGK
- a CDS encoding AMP-binding protein, which codes for MVRLEKVILDNLRLEPEKPCLWWEGTWWSNGDLLRLVEQSVKVLEEGKFRAGYRLAVLLPNSPLVLALSLAAWSLGGAISPLNEKSGIPSLMGTLQLAEPCAVVLAPGLDELRTALEERDVPVVVAESLADALPSFAVKETSLEDDSLAVIFATSGTTGMPKAVPLTHGNLLDNILMMYDAFELLQEGDILLNVLPNFHSFGFTVGGLLPLVKKLRQALVASFLPPSETMKTIHDSGTNVIVVVPTMLYFMTAAAAKGAPLPVSLKLIVTGGDRLNVQLDEKVKDAFGVGILEGYGLTECSPVVAVNRNYKDRRLGTVGPLLRGYEWKLLNDKNEDVTSSGEGVLWVKGPSVASGYFRDPVMTAERFADGWFNTGDYVRMEDGYVRILDRVTDIIIVGGFNVYPQEVEAILLSHPAVSQAAVVGIPHPVNGEVPKAFIRLREGTRVTQREIIDFCKKHLAHFKVPRSVEFMESFPLSSTGKVLRRMLRQK